Within bacterium, the genomic segment ATTACCTTGGAAATCGTCTCAGCATATATGAAAATGATAACATTTTCATATAGTTGTCTATTTTTGTAGCGCTGTGGAATAAAATCGCAATCATGATACAGGATTTCGGCTGATATTGTACTTCTTCAACCAGCGGTAAAAGGTCGCACGACTGATTTTCAGAATTCTGGCACTCTCATCCGTATCCCAATCAGTGTCCTTCAATACTTTGAGCAAAATGTCTTTTTTAACATCGTTCAGACTCAGGTCTTGCTTGATCCCTTGTTGCTGGTCAATAGGAGGAGTATCAACAGGTCTGACGGGATATTCCCTGTTCTTTTGCTGATGGATGATCTCCAGAGGTAAATTTTCCAGGCCGATGATTGTGCCTTCACATTTGACAAAGGCGTGTTCGATAGCATTTTCCAATTCCCGTACATTTCCTGGCCAGGAATAGGCAAACATCAGATCCAGAGCCTGATTACTGATTGATTGAATAGGTTTATTAGTCTTTTCCCGAAACTTTTCAATGAAATGGTTAACCAGCATCGGCAGATCTTCCATTCGCTCCCGCAAAGGGGGAATATGGATGGTAATCACATTGAGACGATAATAGAGATCTTCTCGGAATTCCTTGTTTTCAACCGCCTTCTTCAGGTCCTTGTTGGTTGCTGCAACAATTCTGACATTGATTTTCTTTATGTTTTCTCCTCCAACGGGGACAAACTCCCGCTCCTGAATTACCCGAAGCAATTTAACCTGAATGGATAGACTGATATCACCTACTTCATCGAGAAAGATAGTTCCTCCATCAGCCATTTCGAACCGGCCTATTTTATCGCGAATAGCTCCGGTGAATGCACCCTTGACATGGCCAAACAACTCACTCTCGAGCAGGTTTTCAGACAATACTGAGCAGCAGACCTCTACGAAGGGCTTATCGTGCTGGGGGCTGTTATAATGAACCGCCCTGGCTATTAATTCTTTTCCCGTTCCACTTTCTCCGAGAAGCAATACCGTCGTCATGTTTTGGGCTACAACCTGAATAAGTTCATAAATTTCCTGCATTTTATGATTTTTGCCAATAATATTTCCAAACCGGTACCGTTCTTTTAACTCCCTGATCCGCCGCTGTTCCGATTCGATAAGCTGGGATTCCAGCCTTTTTCTTTCAGTAATGTCCCGAACCACTTCGATAATCGAGCGGCTGCCTTCCTCGATACTCAGGGGGGATGCGGAAATTTCGATCAGCCGTTTTTGCTTATCCTCCTTGATAAAATTGACCGGCACTTGGTTCTCCTGGAAAATCTTATCCAGGGCGCAGGGGTTGCAGGGAGCATCGCCTCCCATAAAAACCCGGTAGCATTTCTTGCTGATCTGATTACCGAAAAGGTCAATCAGGTTTTGGTTCATGAAGAGGATATTGTATTTCGTGTCAATGACCCGGATTCCATCATTCATGTTGTTGAGTATGGCATCCAGTAAATCCCGGCTGCTCTTGATTGCCTCCTGAAGTCTCATCCGCTCGGTGATGTCCTTTGATGTTTCAACTACCGAGGTGATTTTCCCATTCCGGTCTCGAATGGGAGATGTGCTGGTGAGGTAGAGAACACTGGTACCGTCTTTATCAGCAATGGAAAATTCCTCTCCCGAATAGATTTTCCCATCGGAGAAGGTTTTCTGCACCGGGCAGGACGAACAGGGATGATCAGACCCCTTATATACCTGATAGCACTTGCGGCCGATAATATCCTCTCCATATCTTTGCAAAGCTACCGGATTAGCCCAGATGATATGGAGATCTTTGTCCAGAATCGAAATCCGGTCACTTCCTATGGATTCCAGAATAGCACGCAGCCGCTCTTCGGATTTGCGGATCTGATCTTCCATTACCAGTTTCTTTTCAAGGTATTTAACTTCCTCTTCCACTTTTATCCGTTTTTTATTGACATTAAAAATAATAAAGCTTCCCAGGCTGACCAGGCAAAAAAGTCCGATCACGAGCAAGGCAATATTGCGGTGAACCCGGTTGATCGGATGAATCTCCTGATAGGGTGCAGCGACTACTACTGACCAGAGTTGTTCGTGAATCCTGAGAGGAGAATAAGCAAACAGCTTTAATTGATCGTTCCCGAGTTGTCTCAAATCATACGGAGGGCTTTCCTCGCTGAAACCCTCCGCACCTTTTTTGATCTTTTCCAGGAATTTTTGCCGGTATTGGGGCGGATAGGAGCTTGAAGAGACTTCAGCCAAAAATTTTTTGCCTATATATTTATCATCAGGATGATACAGGATATTTCCATCCTGGTCGATCAAGAGACCATACTTCCGAGCCCCTGAATTTACATGTTGAAGGTAAGTTTTGGCTGTTTTGAAAACATCGATCTCGGCGACAAGAAATCTGACCTGCGCCTGTTTATCCGCGACCTCGGGCAAATCCTTAATCATCGGGCAGATAATCGTGATTGGAACAAAGACCAGCAGGAGCTTGTTCCTGGGGGAAGAGGAAGAAATCAGGACGGTATGGGCCTTGTCCGACCACTTTTGGAAAGAAGGAAGGTACTTCTCCAACCCGCTGGGAGTATCTCTTTCCACCACTTTTCCCCCCTCTGTGACCCCAAAACGAACAAGACCAAGCGAATCGATGAGTTTCAGACTTCGGATATAATTATGGTTAATTTGATAAATTCTATTTAATTCCGCCTGGCATCGGGTATCCATGAGCTGTATTGACCGGGACTGGGTAAGGTAATTAAGCTCGTGCTCGGTCTCCATCATAAATTCACGGATCCCGTTGGCGACGCTTTGAGCGATCACAAGCTGATGCTGCTGGAATTGTTGAAAAACATAACTCTCAAACTGACGATGGATCATATCAGCAATAACCAGCATTCCAAGAACAACGATACCAATCAAGATCAAAAGCAGCTTGGTTGTCCGTGGTGTTTTAAAAATCTTGACATTCTCAAAACCTGCATCCGGTAAAGGAGTACCGGATTCTCGTGAATGAGAGTCATCCTCTTTCCTCAATTGAGGATCATCGCCACTCCTGACAATAGAGCTTACAACCGGGTCATTCTCTCTTTTATCCTGATGAAGCAAAGCCTCAGAATCGGAAGACGAGCAAGTTTTCACCTCTGGTGAGAATTGGGGGAGGAGACTAATTTGGTCATCATGCACCGACAGAAGACCGGCCTTGATACCGAATTTGATCAGCCGCCGTATCCAGTATTTATTTTCCCGGATCACTTTTGGGGTTTTCCCCTGCTTGTGTAAATGATCTTCAAGATGATCCAGGAGGCAGGAGATTGAGACTTCCGGGATATCTCCCTCAGTTTCAACGCCGTACGCCTCATAGAGTTTTTTTAAGGCGGAGCGCAGCATGTAGATGCCGGAGGAAGTAATTTCTCCAGAAGTAATATACGTTTCCGACAGATTGTATAAGTTCATACCACGGGAATGAGAAATGCTGAGTTATACTCAGCAGGTAGCGGCCTGTTCGAATGACAATGATAGTCTCTATCGAGAGAGGCTCATAAAAGAAGCCTCATGGCGGTTTAAAGAGCCTCAATTCTGGAAAAAGCGGGCTTTTTCCAAGAGATGTCTTTACTGCAGTCGATCTTCGGCAATCTTGATCAACCTCCTGGGCAGATGTGAATCCAGGGGATAAGTAGCTGCGCCAAACCGTATATTCAGCTCGCCTTTGAGGTCTGAATGCAATCCATTTTCGTTGTTCTCAAATGCGCTAACCAAATTTTTCTTTAATCGGCTACAAAGGGTGGCAGACCCTTCCATGGTCGTTTCAGGCAAGATAACAGCAAACCCTGAGTTGTAACGGGCAATGATATCCACATTTCGAATATTTCCGGATAAGACCTTTAATACCTCTAAAATTTCATGAGCGGAAGGAGGGGTGATTCCCGCTTCTTCCTCAATCTCCCGGGTGCCACAATCCAGGTGGCACAGCAACAGGGAGAGCCAATGCTCATGGCGTTGAGCTCTCTTGACCTCCATATCCAGTCGCTCAAAAAAGTACTGACTGTTAAATACACCAGTTTCAAGATCATGCATGATCCATTTATGGTTTTGGGTTAAAACCTCCTCAAGCTTATGCTTCAACCTCTCATTCTCCGCCTCCAGCGAATGGCGCAGTATTCCCTTTCTAACTCCATCGATGAGCCGCATAGGGAGCAGGGGTTTAATCAGGTAATCGTCGATTCCTACATCGATTGCCTTTTTGATCAAAGCGGGAGTGGAATCAATGAGCATCAGGGAGATAAAAACTCTGGGAAACTCTTTTTTTATCCTCTCGGCGATTGGTAACAACATGCTGTTGGATACCCTCAGATCCAAAAGGACTGCTTGAAAACTTTCGCTCCTTAATAATTCCAATGCCTGGGTTTCCCCTTCAGCTACGGCAGTATCGAATCCATGTCCGATGAACAGTTCTTTATAGGCACTTCGAGTTTTGCTATCGTCATCAACAATTAAAATTCTCCCCTCATCACCCATATATGCCCTCTATCTCCTTATGAAAACCGTAGCTTACAAACTTAAGTTGCACTCTCGATAAAAGCTTATTGTGAGCTATCGTCTGGCTCAAAGGAGCCGACCTCTCTCTCCAAAGGGGCAGGATTATATGACGTTATTCTTGCAGGGTTAATCTCATGCTCTCCTGAAACGGTACCGAAAAAAGTCCACCATTCATCTTTTATTTCTTCCGTTCAGTGGCTTTCATCCTCTCCCATGCATCAAAAAGAACGGGATAAATATCACAGCTCTTCTTATAGCTCTCATATGCACCTGCGAAATCTTGTGCATCTTCAAGCTTCCTCCCCTGCCGGTATAAGGATATTGCCTGTTCCGCGTTCTGTTTGGCAATCTCCAGTTTTTCCTGGATCTCCTGGTCCGAGGGGTTTTGCTCCAGATATTTCCCGAAATACACAACTACTTTATCCCATCTCTTTTGCCGGAAGAATTCCTCTCCCCGCGCTTTATTCGAGGAGCCGGAAGAAGAGGACACGGAAGCTGTTTTGGCTGTGGAGCTCTTTTTTTTCTTATTCTTGCCTTTGCCTGTGGACTTGGCTTTCGGTGTGCCCTCCGCAGACTTCAAGGACTCGGGCTCTGGCGTTAATACTGTATTTTCTTCTTTATTCTCCTGCTCCGGCTCCGGAGGGTTTCCCTGCTGGGTTTGTGCGGGTTCCTGAGAAGGCACATTTGAAGATATCCCCTGTTCGGCAGGTAAAGCCGTCTCCTTGGGCCTATCACCTGGCGTCGGTTGAACAACCCCGGCCTCTTGCGGCGGAGGAGATGGAGGTGGCGCCGGGCTCACGGCTTTCTCGCTCGGCTTCGATTGCGGCAGAGCGGGGCCAGAAGAAGCGGAGTCCGAAGAAGATGGGCCCTTCTGGGCGATAATGATAACCTTCTCAACCCGAAGAGGCTTGCCCTCCTCACCCGTTTTTTTCAAAACCATGACAAAGCTCTGACTGATTTTTCTCAGCCCCTCGTCGAGGGGAAGATTATCAAACTGCTGAGTCACCACTCCTTGAGCGTTTTCCCAGCCTTCGAAATTCACTCCGGTTTGACGCGCAATTTCCTGGATGACCTGTTGTATCCTGGCATTTTCCAGCTTTACTGACAAGAGACCATTTTCCGCCTTGACCTGGATAAGCTCACTACCTTCGCGTACCACGGGATTTTGAGCCAGCGAAAAAGATGGGGAAAAGATTAAAATTACTCCACACATGAATAAAAGAAACAAAATCATGCCCTGACAAATGACCTTCCTGTACTGCATGAATATTATCCTCGCCCTGAAAAATCAGAATGTTACACGAAAATCCAAAAAATGGTATACTTATTTAAAAATTTAATCATCATCAAAAATATCATATTATTACCACGATTGTCAATCTCTTTTTCTTTCCCCCTTCGGGGTCAAATTCCCTCCTTGAAACCGAAGGTGCAGAAGAAATTATCATTGTGCAGATAATCATAATTATATTGACATGATCATGAAAAAAAATTAGACTGGAGGTGAATGAGGAAAACTTTAGCTGTCCCGCAGGCTCTCAAGAAGAGCATATGATAAATTCCTGGGCTAAAGGGGGAGACGAGTGATGAAATGGGTTTTGTATACGATCAGCTTTTTGTGGATTATCCTGGGCACAGTTCAGATCCTGTATACTGAAAAGTCAACCGCTGCTTTGAGAAAACTCATGG encodes:
- a CDS encoding response regulator, which codes for MGDEGRILIVDDDSKTRSAYKELFIGHGFDTAVAEGETQALELLRSESFQAVLLDLRVSNSMLLPIAERIKKEFPRVFISLMLIDSTPALIKKAIDVGIDDYLIKPLLPMRLIDGVRKGILRHSLEAENERLKHKLEEVLTQNHKWIMHDLETGVFNSQYFFERLDMEVKRAQRHEHWLSLLLCHLDCGTREIEEEAGITPPSAHEILEVLKVLSGNIRNVDIIARYNSGFAVILPETTMEGSATLCSRLKKNLVSAFENNENGLHSDLKGELNIRFGAATYPLDSHLPRRLIKIAEDRLQ
- a CDS encoding sigma 54-interacting transcriptional regulator; the encoded protein is MNLYNLSETYITSGEITSSGIYMLRSALKKLYEAYGVETEGDIPEVSISCLLDHLEDHLHKQGKTPKVIRENKYWIRRLIKFGIKAGLLSVHDDQISLLPQFSPEVKTCSSSDSEALLHQDKRENDPVVSSIVRSGDDPQLRKEDDSHSRESGTPLPDAGFENVKIFKTPRTTKLLLILIGIVVLGMLVIADMIHRQFESYVFQQFQQHQLVIAQSVANGIREFMMETEHELNYLTQSRSIQLMDTRCQAELNRIYQINHNYIRSLKLIDSLGLVRFGVTEGGKVVERDTPSGLEKYLPSFQKWSDKAHTVLISSSSPRNKLLLVFVPITIICPMIKDLPEVADKQAQVRFLVAEIDVFKTAKTYLQHVNSGARKYGLLIDQDGNILYHPDDKYIGKKFLAEVSSSSYPPQYRQKFLEKIKKGAEGFSEESPPYDLRQLGNDQLKLFAYSPLRIHEQLWSVVVAAPYQEIHPINRVHRNIALLVIGLFCLVSLGSFIIFNVNKKRIKVEEEVKYLEKKLVMEDQIRKSEERLRAILESIGSDRISILDKDLHIIWANPVALQRYGEDIIGRKCYQVYKGSDHPCSSCPVQKTFSDGKIYSGEEFSIADKDGTSVLYLTSTSPIRDRNGKITSVVETSKDITERMRLQEAIKSSRDLLDAILNNMNDGIRVIDTKYNILFMNQNLIDLFGNQISKKCYRVFMGGDAPCNPCALDKIFQENQVPVNFIKEDKQKRLIEISASPLSIEEGSRSIIEVVRDITERKRLESQLIESEQRRIRELKERYRFGNIIGKNHKMQEIYELIQVVAQNMTTVLLLGESGTGKELIARAVHYNSPQHDKPFVEVCCSVLSENLLESELFGHVKGAFTGAIRDKIGRFEMADGGTIFLDEVGDISLSIQVKLLRVIQEREFVPVGGENIKKINVRIVAATNKDLKKAVENKEFREDLYYRLNVITIHIPPLRERMEDLPMLVNHFIEKFREKTNKPIQSISNQALDLMFAYSWPGNVRELENAIEHAFVKCEGTIIGLENLPLEIIHQQKNREYPVRPVDTPPIDQQQGIKQDLSLNDVKKDILLKVLKDTDWDTDESARILKISRATFYRWLKKYNISRNPVS